From a region of the Candidatus Methylomirabilota bacterium genome:
- a CDS encoding interleukin-like EMT inducer domain-containing protein — MRLGSHVLVGVVFLGLVTFYTWPLMRAPSDLPAPQDDPCSRLYILVTHVIARNLLTHPGDLLQGTAFYPLGNSITLAEPLLTPALLVASLAGLTHDAVLAFKVALVLFWAVSGWAMYAVTFWLTRHHPAALVGALIFVLCPARILYYGEFQIEMAFGVPLAVYALVRFLEEQRLRHLATLLVVFWMQAVAVVYYGVILGLGLAVVAAQYVALRWSCWRLRTLVAAALGSAALALALLPVARPYFVTRQELGLERGLDEAFGRSADLLTYVSTDGTWLARPVPIRYVAETPLFVGLSALGLAVVSLAWLRGDGQRVRGRAERWLAAGVWVCLTLTILLAVAGRPIRVGSVRSAFSTAGVALLVLALARHGAEGWERWRQDIRDRRLTDRDWVGSLLVLIAFAVLLSLGPEARVAHRPLGGGLYAWLYPYLLPLHAIRGATRIGLLVVFATALLAAFGLKWLSARLPAWGRRAAAVAATLLMLLEFGTVRLPYAAVATRPRAVDAAIRADPDDVAVLEWPANVPGPDADAMFRSVDHGKRVVNGYAGFPIDLLEELSGLLTTPGTPFPVPEAQAALRRIYPVRYLVVRLADPGLLNEWRPVWLALRQTAPPLLRFRGTFGNEDLYEIVPLPERGVRVERWVSYGFVRDHPVLDISLRPLRTDRALEQWVDIDLNRRRVGRVPLDGVARATVTLARPFFEAAPNVIGLKYRYRRPPAIRDARYRIGGTGVVSPGDLRVVSAGQPQGSSSSIQLDGVELAPDHRGYNLVALSPRGELVAADVFDTFLSAEAAHRLAAWIRALPTGTIVAGAVRDEGSGQLTADAVGALRTLGVAGDLRGHFREAQAFVGVTGAPPGSALEALGPRVIELVVGHPEMVAGQTGASVGFELTAFALHRG, encoded by the coding sequence ATGAGGCTGGGCAGCCACGTCCTGGTGGGTGTAGTGTTCCTCGGGCTCGTCACCTTCTATACGTGGCCGCTCATGCGGGCCCCTTCCGATCTCCCGGCGCCCCAGGACGACCCCTGCTCGCGGCTCTACATCCTGGTCACCCACGTCATCGCCCGGAACCTCCTGACCCACCCCGGCGATCTCCTGCAAGGGACGGCCTTCTACCCGCTCGGGAACAGCATCACGCTTGCCGAACCGCTCCTCACTCCCGCCCTGCTCGTCGCCTCCCTGGCGGGCCTCACCCACGACGCGGTGCTCGCGTTCAAGGTCGCCTTGGTGCTCTTCTGGGCCGTTTCGGGCTGGGCCATGTACGCGGTCACCTTCTGGCTCACACGCCACCACCCCGCCGCGCTCGTGGGCGCCCTGATCTTCGTGCTTTGCCCGGCCCGCATCCTGTATTACGGGGAGTTCCAGATCGAGATGGCCTTCGGGGTGCCGCTGGCCGTCTACGCCCTGGTTCGGTTTCTGGAGGAGCAGCGCCTGCGCCACCTCGCCACCCTCCTGGTCGTCTTCTGGATGCAGGCGGTGGCGGTCGTCTACTACGGCGTGATCCTCGGCCTCGGATTGGCAGTGGTCGCCGCCCAGTACGTCGCCCTCCGCTGGAGCTGCTGGCGGCTCCGAACCCTCGTGGCGGCCGCTCTCGGAAGTGCCGCGCTGGCCCTCGCGCTGCTGCCGGTCGCCCGGCCGTACTTCGTGACCCGACAGGAGCTGGGGCTCGAGCGGGGTCTCGATGAGGCGTTCGGGCGTTCCGCCGACCTCCTGACCTACGTGAGCACGGACGGAACCTGGCTCGCCCGGCCGGTCCCGATCCGCTACGTGGCCGAGACCCCGCTCTTCGTGGGACTGAGCGCGCTCGGGCTGGCGGTCGTTAGCCTGGCGTGGCTGCGGGGGGACGGGCAGCGTGTCCGAGGGCGGGCGGAACGCTGGCTCGCGGCCGGGGTATGGGTCTGCCTCACCCTCACAATCCTCCTCGCGGTGGCCGGGCGGCCGATCCGCGTCGGGTCGGTGCGCAGCGCCTTCTCGACCGCCGGCGTGGCCCTGCTCGTCCTCGCGCTGGCCCGGCACGGGGCGGAAGGCTGGGAACGCTGGCGGCAGGACATCCGCGATCGGCGCCTGACCGACCGCGACTGGGTCGGTAGCCTGCTGGTTCTCATCGCCTTCGCAGTGCTCCTGTCGCTCGGACCCGAGGCCCGGGTTGCCCACCGCCCCCTCGGCGGCGGACTCTACGCCTGGCTCTATCCCTACCTCCTGCCGCTTCACGCCATTCGGGGCGCGACACGGATCGGGCTCCTGGTGGTTTTCGCGACGGCGTTGCTCGCCGCCTTCGGTCTCAAGTGGCTGAGCGCGCGGCTCCCGGCGTGGGGGCGTCGGGCCGCCGCCGTCGCCGCCACGCTCCTGATGCTCCTCGAGTTCGGGACGGTGCGTCTCCCCTACGCCGCCGTCGCGACGCGGCCGCGGGCTGTCGACGCGGCGATCCGGGCCGATCCGGACGACGTCGCGGTCCTCGAGTGGCCTGCCAACGTCCCCGGGCCCGACGCGGACGCCATGTTCCGGTCGGTCGATCACGGCAAGCGCGTCGTGAATGGCTATGCCGGGTTCCCGATCGATCTGCTCGAGGAGCTCTCGGGCCTCCTGACGACGCCGGGCACCCCGTTCCCGGTTCCGGAGGCGCAGGCGGCTCTGCGGCGGATCTACCCGGTGCGGTACCTCGTGGTCCGACTCGCCGACCCCGGGCTCCTGAACGAGTGGCGTCCGGTCTGGCTGGCCCTCCGCCAGACGGCGCCGCCCCTCTTGCGGTTCCGCGGGACGTTCGGGAACGAGGACCTGTACGAGATCGTCCCGCTTCCGGAGCGCGGAGTGCGGGTCGAGCGGTGGGTGTCGTACGGGTTCGTGCGCGACCACCCGGTGCTGGACATCTCCCTCCGGCCTCTCAGGACCGACCGCGCGCTCGAGCAGTGGGTCGATATCGACCTGAACCGGCGCCGGGTCGGACGCGTCCCGCTCGACGGCGTGGCTCGAGCGACCGTGACTCTCGCCCGGCCGTTCTTCGAGGCCGCTCCCAACGTCATCGGGCTGAAATATCGCTACCGGCGCCCGCCGGCCATCCGGGACGCCCGCTACCGGATCGGGGGAACAGGCGTCGTGAGTCCCGGAGACCTGCGCGTTGTGAGTGCCGGCCAGCCCCAGGGCAGCTCCAGCTCGATCCAGCTCGACGGCGTCGAGCTGGCGCCTGACCACCGCGGGTACAACCTGGTCGCGCTGAGTCCACGCGGGGAGCTCGTGGCGGCCGACGTCTTCGATACGTTCCTCAGCGCGGAGGCCGCCCACCGGCTGGCGGCGTGGATCCGTGCCCTGCCGACAGGGACGATCGTGGCGGGGGCGGTCCGGGACGAGGGGTCCGGCCAGCTCACCGCCGACGCGGTGGGCGCTCTCCGCACGCTCGGCGTCGCCGGCGATCTCCGCGGGCACTTCCGGGAGGCGCAGGCGTTCGTGGGCGTCACGGGAGCTCCGCCCGGCTCGGCCCTCGAGGCCCTCGGGCCCCGCGTGATCGAGCTGGTGGTCGGACACCCCGAGATGGTCGCCGGGCAGACCGGGGCCTCCGTCGGGTTCGAGCTGACGGCGTTCGCGCTCCATCGGGGCTGA